One region of Chanodichthys erythropterus isolate Z2021 chromosome 17, ASM2448905v1, whole genome shotgun sequence genomic DNA includes:
- the LOC137004278 gene encoding polyunsaturated fatty acid lipoxygenase ALOX8-like: MHFVDEVSRTQERFSLKDAVFVNPEPLLHMAVCFPGFGLLAGCSCADFGKPAKIPRKLQTQQCGRSCLIKVGFELKPSNRFETKQAAPSNGFGHRKHIRPPENNRPSPSPEYKTTCEPFRIKNFCVTKRRGQTRTAMMIYTVTAHTGKRLLAGTTSLIYIQLRGTEAETEEQNLNHLQGFRQGSERAFKIHCKASLGELVSVEIYSKPFMGLLHNQWFCDKILVNTPEGDEILFPCYSWLDSNERLVLRPAKASLVFQDINPIAQRQRTRQLEEQQKLFRWRLYAEGTPQVIDYDTALALPAEVRFSFTKETEFNFNAGKQLAALKLTGLADSRRSWESMSQLEVILCENRGKTIEYIQEHWDEDEFFGYQFLNGLNPMMIQRCSKLPENFPVTDDMVKDSLRGSSLKQEMKKGNIFLSDYKMLDGLLGNVVNDRQQYLTAPLVLLHCNPHGMMLPIAIQLKQKPSKENPIFLPTDSKADWKLAKIFVRNAEFAVHEIDFHLLRTHLLAEVFTVATLRNLPPTHPLYKLLFPHIRYTLQINIMARNRLISKDGAITMYAGVGGESLAKLLKHATASLTYSALCLPDNICERGLENVPNYYYRDDGMKLWNIIKKFVAAFLSHYYQCDAHVQKDTELQQWISEIFTNGFLGRDSSGIPSSLQTVTELVKFVTMVIFTASAQHAALNNGQFEFGGWMPNFPSALRKPPPKEKGQTTEDMILETLPDVSTTVNGMAVLRQLSQDSADHYPLGHFPENLYDEDIPCRLIEEFQKDLRELSDLIEERNKNLELPYTYLNPKNVDNSVAI; the protein is encoded by the exons ATGCATTTTGTGGATGAAGTCAGCAGGACGCAGGAACGTTTTAGTTTGAAGGATGCTGTATTTGTAAATCCAGAACCACTCCTCCACATGGCAGTTTGTTTCCCTGGTTTTGGATTGTTGGCTGGATGCAGCTGTGCTGATTTCGGAAAACCAGCTAAGATCCCTAGAA AGCTCCAAACTCAACAGTGTGGACGGTCCTGTTTGATAAAGGTGGGGTTTGAACTGAAACCATCAAACAGGTTTGAAACCAAGCAAGCAGCTCCATCAAACGGGTTTGGGCACAGGAAGCACATCAGACCCCCAGAAAACAATCGTCCCAGCCCGTCCCCAGAGTATAAGACCACCTGTGAACCCTTCAGGATCAAAAACTTTTGTGTCACGAAGAGACGAGGACAGACGAG GACAGCCATGATGATCTACACAGTGACGGCGCACACAGGAAAGCGGCTCTTGGCGGGCACCACTAGCCTCATCTACATCCAGCTGCGTGGTACTGAGGCCGAGACTGAGGAACAGAATCTGAACCACCTTCAGGGGTTTCGGCAAGGATCG GAGCGAGCATTTAAGATACACTGTAAGGCGTCCCTGGGAGAGCTCGTATCTGTCGAGATCTACTCCAAGCCGTTTATGGGTCTTCTTCACAACCAGTGGTTCTGCGATAAGATCTTGGTCAACACGCCCGAAGGCGACGAGATTTTGTTTCCGTGCTACAGCTGGCTTGACAGCAACGAGAGGCTCGTTTTAAGACCTGCTAAAG CTTCACTCGTGTTCCAGGACATCAACCCAATAGCCCAAAGACAAAGGACGAGGCAGCTAGAAGAGCAACAAAAGTTATTTAG GTGGCGCTTGTATGCTGAGGGCACACCCCAAGTTATCGATTACGACACTGCCCTTGCTCTGCCAGCTGAAGTCCGATTCTCTTTCACAAAGGAAACAGAGTTTAACTTCAATGCTGGAAAACA GTTAGCTGCTCTGAAACTAACTGGATTAGCTGACAGCAGAAGATCGTGGGAAAGCATGAGCCAACTGGAAGTAATTCTTTGTGAAAACAGAGGGAAAACCATTG AATACATTCAGGAGCACTGGGATGAGGATGAGTTCTTTGGCTACCAGTTTCTGAATGGCCTCAATCCCATGATGATCCAGCGCTGCTCAAAGCTGCCTGAGAATTTCCCCGTCACAGACGACATGGTCAAAGACTCCCTAAGAGGGAGCAGCTTGAAGCAGGAGATGAAG AAAGGGAACATCTTCCTGTCTGACTATAAGATGTTGGACGGGCTGTTGGGAAATGTAGTCAATGACAGGCAGCAGTACCTCACGGCTCCCCTGGTCCTGCTGCACTGTAACCCCCATGGCATGATGCTGCCCATCGCCATACAG TTAAAGCAAAAGCCCAGCAAAGAGAATCCCATCTTCCTCCCAACGGATTCAAAGGCAGACTGGAAGCTGGCCAAGATCTTTGTCCGAAATGCAGAGTTTGCCGTTCATGAGATCGACTTTCACCTGCTGAGAACTCACCTGCTGGCAGAGGTGTTCACCGTGGCGACGTTGCGCAATCTTCCGCCTACACACCCTCTCTACAAG CTCCTCTTTCCCCATATCCGATACACGCTCCAGATCAACATCATGGCCCGGAATCGGCTGATATCCAAGGATGGGGCAATTACCATG TATGCAGGAGTAGGTGGAGAGTCATTGGCAAAGTTGCTGAAGCATGCTACTGCCTCCCTGACCTATAGCGCCCTCTGTCTTCCTGATAACATCTGTGAGAGAGGTCTGGAGAATGTACCCAACTACTACTACAGAGATGATGGGATGAAACTGTGGAACATCATCAAGAA GTTTGTTGCGGCTTTCTTGTCACACTACTATCAATGTGATGCACACGTGCAGAAGGACACAGAGCTGCAGCAATGGATCAGTGAGATATTCACCAATGGCTTCCTGGGAAGAGATAGCTCAG GAATACCATCATCTCTTCAGACTGTGACAGAGCTCGTCAAGTTTGTCACCATGGTGATCTTCACTGCGTCAGCCCAACATGCCGCTCTAAACAATGGACAG TTTGAGTTTGGCGGCTGGATGCCTAACTTCCCCAGTGCCCTCAGAAAGCCGCCTCCCAAGGAGAAAGGCCAGACCACTGAGGACATGATTCTGGAGACCCTTCCTGATGTGAGCACGACGGTGAATGGAATGGCTGTCCTGAGACAGCTGAGCCAGGATTCTGCAGACCAT TACCCTCTGGGACATTTCCCAGAAAATCTGTATGATGAAGACATCCCCTGCAGGCTCATTGAAGAGtttcagaaggatctgagggaGTTGTCGGATCTCATCGAGGAGCGGAACAAGAATTTGGAGCTTCCCTACACCTATCTGAACCCCAAAAATGTGGACAACAGTGTAGCcatttga